The following coding sequences are from one Pelagovum sp. HNIBRBA483 window:
- a CDS encoding cytochrome c biogenesis CcdA family protein: MEIVFGYLAGLLTLINPCVLPILPIVLASSLQFSKRGPVVLAAGLMTTFVIVGFGVALFGRSLGIDDVLVSRIGALMMVLFGAVLLVPQLSARFSLATSGFANRADRQFDTLDRTRLQGQFFGGMLLGLVWVPCVGPTLGGAIALAYAGENLAWAFATMVSFALGIGTVVIALGLGAQSAIRARRNWMLSLSGVGRPVMGGIFVLTGLSIWFGWLTAAEIWLLDTLPYWMQDLSVRY, encoded by the coding sequence ATGGAAATCGTCTTTGGATATCTTGCGGGCCTCCTCACGCTGATCAATCCCTGCGTACTGCCCATTCTGCCTATTGTGCTGGCCAGTTCGTTGCAGTTCAGCAAGCGCGGCCCTGTGGTACTGGCGGCGGGGCTAATGACGACTTTTGTTATCGTGGGTTTCGGTGTAGCCTTATTCGGGCGGAGCCTTGGCATTGATGATGTGCTGGTTTCCCGCATTGGCGCTTTGATGATGGTATTATTCGGCGCCGTCCTTCTCGTTCCGCAGCTATCCGCCCGCTTCTCCTTGGCGACTTCTGGCTTCGCCAATCGTGCCGACCGGCAGTTCGATACCCTCGACCGCACCCGCCTTCAGGGACAGTTTTTCGGCGGTATGCTTCTTGGCCTCGTCTGGGTGCCTTGCGTCGGCCCAACACTGGGTGGCGCGATTGCGCTCGCCTACGCCGGCGAAAACCTCGCCTGGGCTTTTGCAACGATGGTCAGCTTTGCGCTCGGCATTGGCACAGTTGTCATCGCCCTTGGCCTCGGCGCACAATCCGCCATCCGCGCCCGCCGTAACTGGATGCTGTCGCTCTCCGGCGTCGGTCGTCCGGTGATGGGGGGTATCTTCGTTCTCACCGGCCTTTCTATCTGGTTCGGCTGGCTCACCGCGGCCGAAATCTGGCTGCTCGATACGCTTCCCTATTGGATGCAGGATCTCTCCGTTCGCTACTAA
- a CDS encoding DMT family transporter translates to MDVKSIAMGLVFAFVWSSAFTSARVIVEYAPPMWSLVFRFLASGLLGIVIARALGESARLSRRQWQAVIVFGICQNALYLGLNFIAMQTIEASLAAIIASTMPLIVGLIGWIVLRDRIGVLGVAGLLAGFGGVTLIMGARLGGGIDLVAVMLCVIAVVSLAVATLTVRGASSGGNVMMIVGLQMLVGSAALLVPAAIFEPLSITMSWQLVVAFAYTTLFPGLGATWIWFLLVGRIGAVRAATFHFLNPFFGVAVAAVLLGEALGAMDIIGVLIVAAGILAVQLSKQKPTVT, encoded by the coding sequence ATGGATGTGAAATCAATCGCAATGGGGCTCGTATTTGCGTTTGTCTGGTCATCGGCCTTCACCTCGGCGCGTGTGATTGTCGAATACGCGCCGCCCATGTGGTCGCTGGTTTTCCGCTTTCTGGCCTCCGGTTTGCTTGGCATCGTGATTGCCCGTGCGCTGGGCGAAAGCGCCCGCCTGTCGCGGCGACAATGGCAAGCGGTGATCGTCTTTGGCATATGCCAAAACGCGCTATACCTCGGCCTCAACTTCATCGCGATGCAAACAATCGAAGCCTCACTCGCCGCCATCATTGCCTCCACAATGCCGCTGATCGTCGGGTTGATCGGCTGGATTGTACTGCGGGACCGTATCGGTGTTCTGGGCGTTGCTGGGCTTCTGGCGGGTTTTGGCGGTGTGACCCTCATCATGGGCGCGCGTCTCGGCGGCGGTATCGATCTTGTCGCGGTGATGTTATGCGTCATCGCGGTGGTATCACTGGCCGTCGCTACGCTCACCGTGCGGGGTGCCTCCTCGGGCGGCAACGTGATGATGATCGTCGGCCTGCAAATGCTGGTGGGTAGCGCAGCTCTGCTGGTCCCTGCCGCTATTTTCGAACCGCTTTCGATTACCATGAGCTGGCAGTTGGTCGTGGCCTTCGCCTATACCACCCTCTTCCCCGGCTTGGGGGCAACATGGATTTGGTTCCTGCTCGTCGGCCGCATCGGCGCTGTGCGGGCGGCGACATTCCACTTCCTCAATCCGTTCTTTGGCGTTGCCGTCGCGGCGGTCCTGTTGGGCGAGGCACTCGGCGCGATGGATATCATCGGCGTGCTGATCGTCGCTGCTGGCATCCTCGCGGTGCAACTGTCGAAACAAAAGCCAACGGTAACGTGA
- a CDS encoding HU family DNA-binding protein — MAKPMTKAQLVAALAEETGSDKKSASGHLDALIAIITREVSGGGAVTLPGVGKIYCRERPERMVRNPATGEQIKKEADKVVKMTIAKALKDSVNG, encoded by the coding sequence ATGGCAAAACCGATGACCAAAGCGCAGCTGGTTGCTGCACTCGCAGAAGAAACCGGCAGCGACAAGAAATCCGCCTCCGGCCACCTCGACGCCCTGATCGCGATCATCACGCGCGAAGTTTCGGGCGGCGGTGCCGTGACCCTTCCGGGCGTTGGCAAGATCTACTGCCGTGAGCGCCCCGAGCGCATGGTGCGCAACCCTGCCACCGGCGAGCAGATCAAGAAAGAAGCAGACAAGGTCGTGAAAATGACCATTGCCAAAGCGCTGAAAGACAGCGTGAACGGCTAA
- a CDS encoding AMP nucleosidase has protein sequence MSQASIPILTPDPVPHREYTDAAAATAQLVALYEASTSFLSQRFSATISGSKPAERYRAFYPEIRFVTKSYATTDSRLSFGHVTEPGIYATTITRPDLFENYLIQQIGLLLENHGEPVSIGYSDTPMPVHFAVANDIRLTVPQEGAMEFTLRDVFDVPDLSTTHDDIVNGFGFSYPDGARALAPFTAQRIDYSLARLSHYTATSAEHFQNYVLFTNYQFYVEEFEQFARQMLADPSSGYSAFVGPGNAVITDADAPLPPPAKLPQMPTYHLKRPGSAGITLVNIGVGPSNAKTATDHIAVLRPHAWLMVGHCAGLRNSQRLGDFVLAHAYLREDNVLDDDLPVWVPIPALAEIQIALEDAVEQVTALEGFELKRIMRTGTVATIDNRNWELRDQSGPVQRLSQSRAIALDMESATIAANGFRFRVPYGTLLCVSDKPLHGELKLPGMASDFYKTQVSRHLMIGIRAMESLRQMPLERMHSRKLRSFEETAFL, from the coding sequence ATGAGCCAAGCGTCGATCCCGATCCTAACCCCTGATCCGGTTCCTCACCGCGAATATACCGATGCCGCCGCCGCGACCGCACAGCTTGTCGCGCTCTATGAGGCCTCGACCAGCTTTCTCTCCCAGCGCTTTTCCGCGACGATCTCCGGCAGTAAGCCTGCCGAGCGTTACCGTGCTTTTTATCCTGAAATTCGGTTCGTAACGAAATCTTACGCCACGACCGATAGCCGTCTGTCTTTCGGTCATGTTACCGAACCGGGCATTTACGCGACGACGATCACCCGCCCCGACCTGTTTGAAAATTACCTGATCCAGCAAATAGGCCTCCTGCTCGAAAATCACGGTGAGCCAGTGAGCATCGGCTACTCCGATACGCCGATGCCTGTTCATTTCGCCGTCGCTAACGATATTCGCCTGACAGTGCCGCAAGAAGGCGCGATGGAATTCACCCTGCGGGATGTCTTTGATGTGCCTGATCTGAGCACCACGCATGATGATATCGTCAACGGATTTGGCTTCTCCTATCCGGACGGCGCGCGGGCCTTGGCGCCGTTCACCGCGCAACGGATTGATTATTCTCTGGCGCGGCTTTCGCATTATACGGCGACAAGCGCAGAGCATTTCCAAAACTATGTGCTGTTCACCAATTACCAATTCTACGTCGAAGAGTTCGAGCAATTCGCGCGCCAGATGCTCGCCGACCCTTCCAGCGGTTATTCCGCATTCGTCGGCCCGGGGAATGCCGTGATCACCGATGCCGACGCACCGCTGCCCCCACCGGCAAAGCTGCCGCAAATGCCGACTTATCACCTCAAGCGACCGGGTAGCGCTGGGATCACGTTGGTGAATATCGGCGTTGGCCCGTCAAACGCCAAAACCGCGACAGATCATATCGCCGTGCTGCGGCCCCATGCGTGGCTGATGGTGGGGCACTGTGCCGGCCTGCGTAATTCGCAGCGGCTCGGGGATTTCGTTCTCGCCCATGCCTACCTGCGCGAAGATAACGTGCTAGACGATGATCTGCCTGTCTGGGTGCCCATTCCCGCGCTGGCGGAAATCCAGATCGCTCTTGAGGACGCGGTGGAGCAGGTCACAGCCCTCGAAGGCTTTGAGCTGAAGCGCATTATGAGGACGGGAACTGTCGCAACTATCGACAACCGCAACTGGGAACTCCGCGATCAGTCCGGACCAGTGCAGCGCCTCAGCCAGTCACGCGCCATTGCGCTGGACATGGAAAGCGCGACAATCGCAGCCAACGGATTCCGCTTCCGAGTACCCTATGGCACCTTGCTTTGCGTCTCCGACAAACCCCTGCACGGAGAGCTGAAGCTCCCTGGAATGGCGTCTGATTTCTACAAAACGCAGGTTTCGCGGCATTTGATGATTGGTATTCGGGCGATGGAAAGTTTGCGCCAAATGCCACTAGAGCGAATGCATAGTCGCAAATTACGCAGCTTTGAAGAGACAGCTTTCCTCTGA
- a CDS encoding class II aldolase and adducin N-terminal domain-containing protein: MTVTQLKNSPSHWTERVDLAAAFRWTARLNLHEGVANHFSLSVNEDGTQFLMNPNQVHFSRIRASDLLLLDANDPATLDAPNAPDPTAWGLHGALHRRCPHARCAMHVHSIHATVLACLADSSLPPIDQNTAMFYERTVVDENFGGLAFEEEGERCAKLFTNPKTKVMIMGNHGVMVIGSSVADTFNSLYYFERAAETYIRALQTGQKLRVLSHEIAAKTADELDDYPGQAESHLRELKLILDEEGSNYAS; this comes from the coding sequence ATGACCGTTACACAGTTGAAGAATAGCCCCTCGCATTGGACAGAGCGCGTTGATCTTGCCGCAGCATTCAGATGGACCGCGCGGCTCAACCTGCACGAAGGTGTTGCCAATCACTTTAGCCTGTCTGTCAATGAAGACGGCACGCAGTTCTTAATGAACCCGAACCAAGTTCACTTTTCGCGGATCCGCGCCTCTGACCTTCTGCTGCTGGATGCCAATGACCCCGCAACGCTCGACGCCCCAAATGCGCCGGACCCAACCGCATGGGGCCTGCATGGCGCTTTGCACCGACGCTGCCCGCATGCGCGCTGCGCAATGCATGTACACTCGATCCATGCGACGGTTCTGGCCTGCCTCGCCGACAGTTCGCTGCCGCCAATCGACCAGAACACGGCAATGTTCTACGAGCGAACCGTAGTGGACGAGAACTTTGGCGGGCTTGCCTTTGAGGAGGAGGGCGAACGCTGTGCGAAACTGTTCACCAACCCGAAAACCAAGGTGATGATCATGGGCAACCACGGGGTGATGGTCATTGGGTCGTCCGTCGCGGATACGTTCAACTCGCTCTATTATTTTGAGAGGGCGGCTGAGACTTATATCCGCGCGCTCCAAACAGGCCAGAAATTAAGGGTACTGTCGCACGAGATCGCTGCAAAGACAGCCGACGAATTGGACGACTATCCCGGGCAGGCGGAATCACACTTGCGGGAACTGAAGCTGATCCTTGATGAAGAAGGTTCTAACTACGCGAGTTAG
- a CDS encoding class I SAM-dependent methyltransferase — MTTKSPDLDDAYALKSADDAKRVYAAWAETYDKSFVDGRSYVLHERVAEDFVEKGGSGPVLDLGAGTGVLATALASLNVGPLEAADISSEMLEQASRKGLYRRLFVTDPERPLPFPDESLNGIVSSGTFTLGHLGPEILPDLMRILRPGGLMTISVNSAHYAEAGFEKAIGNIRSQIAALHVHTVDIYANSDATDEHAHDTAKIVSMRKKSA; from the coding sequence ATGACGACGAAGTCGCCGGATTTGGATGATGCCTATGCATTAAAGAGCGCTGACGACGCGAAGCGTGTCTATGCAGCATGGGCCGAAACCTACGATAAGAGCTTCGTTGATGGGCGCAGCTATGTCCTGCACGAGCGCGTCGCCGAAGATTTCGTCGAAAAGGGCGGGTCCGGTCCGGTGCTCGACCTCGGCGCTGGTACAGGAGTTCTGGCAACCGCATTGGCTTCGCTCAATGTGGGGCCATTGGAGGCCGCCGATATCTCCTCGGAGATGCTCGAACAGGCCAGCCGAAAAGGGCTCTACCGCCGCCTGTTCGTCACCGATCCTGAGCGACCTTTGCCGTTTCCTGACGAAAGCTTGAACGGAATCGTCAGTTCAGGGACATTTACGCTCGGTCATCTGGGGCCGGAAATTCTTCCCGATCTTATGCGCATCTTGCGCCCGGGAGGGCTGATGACGATTTCGGTTAACAGCGCCCACTATGCGGAAGCGGGGTTCGAAAAGGCAATCGGCAATATCCGTTCACAAATCGCTGCCCTGCATGTGCATACAGTTGATATCTATGCAAACAGCGATGCCACGGACGAACACGCCCATGACACCGCTAAAATTGTAAGCATGCGGAAAAAGAGTGCCTAA
- a CDS encoding SDR family oxidoreductase, which translates to MLELLLAYSHFSGMMKSRTLLSFGHGFSSQALATRLLGEGWRFVGTTRSAEKAQQVAQTGVEPVIWPGSHVAGLLDEATHLLISAAPDAEGDPVLRELKQQISARAGQFEWVGYLSTTGVYGDHEGGWVDESTPLTPSTRRGKFRKLAEAEWASIPDLPLHIFRLAGIYGPGRGPFAKVRNGTARRIIKKGQVFSRIHVEDIVQVLEASIARPNPGAAYNLCDDDPAPPEDVIGYAAELLGLPVPPAEDFETAEMSAMARSFYAESKRVKNDRIKDELGVELLYPDYKAGLNALLAAEEPGE; encoded by the coding sequence ATGCTTGAACTCTTGTTAGCATACTCGCATTTCTCGGGCATGATGAAATCTCGAACGCTTCTTTCTTTTGGTCATGGTTTTTCCTCACAAGCACTCGCAACGCGATTGCTGGGTGAAGGCTGGCGCTTTGTTGGCACGACGCGGAGCGCTGAAAAAGCGCAGCAGGTCGCGCAAACGGGTGTCGAGCCGGTCATCTGGCCGGGCTCTCATGTAGCAGGGTTGTTGGACGAAGCGACGCATCTTTTGATCTCTGCCGCGCCGGACGCGGAGGGCGACCCAGTTTTGCGTGAATTAAAGCAGCAGATCAGCGCCCGCGCAGGGCAGTTTGAATGGGTGGGCTACCTGTCGACGACCGGCGTTTATGGCGATCACGAAGGTGGTTGGGTCGATGAGAGCACGCCTCTCACCCCCAGCACCCGCCGAGGTAAATTCCGCAAATTGGCAGAGGCGGAATGGGCGTCGATCCCTGATCTGCCCCTGCATATTTTCCGTCTGGCCGGAATTTACGGCCCCGGTCGCGGGCCGTTTGCCAAGGTGCGCAACGGAACGGCACGGCGTATCATCAAGAAGGGACAAGTTTTCTCGCGTATCCATGTGGAGGATATTGTACAGGTCTTGGAGGCCTCGATCGCGCGGCCAAACCCAGGTGCAGCCTACAACCTTTGCGACGATGACCCCGCGCCGCCGGAAGACGTCATCGGTTATGCTGCCGAGCTGTTGGGGCTGCCTGTACCGCCTGCCGAAGATTTTGAAACTGCCGAGATGAGCGCGATGGCGCGGAGTTTTTACGCAGAAAGCAAGCGCGTCAAAAATGACCGCATTAAAGATGAACTTGGCGTAGAGCTTCTATACCCGGACTATAAAGCAGGGCTTAATGCGCTGCTGGCTGCCGAAGAACCCGGCGAATAG
- the dxs gene encoding 1-deoxy-D-xylulose-5-phosphate synthase codes for MSEKPATPLLDQIASPDDLKRLGDDALIQVAHELRAETISAVSETGGHLGAGLGVVELTVALHAVFDTPKDKLIWDVSHQCYPHKILTGRRDRIRTLRQKDGLSGFTKRSESPYDPFGAAHSSTSISAALGFSVARDLGGQCESGLGDAIAVIGDGSMSAGMAFEAMNNAGHLGKRLFVVLNDNEMSIAPPVGAMSSYLSRLYAGAPFQEFKAAAKGAVSLLPPPLQEGARRAKDMLKHMTVGGTLFEELGFSYVGPIDGHDMEQLLAVLRTVKTRATGPVLIHAITRKGKGYAPAEAASDKGHATAKFNVLTGKQTKAPSNAPSYTSVFSETLVKLAATDSRICAVTAAMPDGTGLDRFMKRYASRCFDVGIAEQHAVTFSAGLAAGGLRPFCALYSTFLQRGYDQVVHDVAIQRLPVRFAIDRAGLVGADGATHAGSFDIAFLSNLPDFVVMAAADEAELVRMVTTAADYDDGPIAFRFPRGEGVGVEIPENAEPLEIGKGRIIREGGRVALLSLGTRLEETLSAAEALDARGIRATVADARFAKPLDREMILDLARNHEALITIEEGAIGGFGSHVAQLLADEGVFDHGLKFRSMVLPDTFIDQSSPRDMYATAGLNAADIERKVLDALGIAVVERRA; via the coding sequence ATGAGCGAAAAACCGGCAACGCCGCTGCTCGACCAGATCGCATCCCCTGATGACCTGAAGCGTCTGGGGGACGATGCGCTGATTCAGGTTGCTCATGAACTTCGTGCCGAGACGATTTCCGCGGTTTCTGAAACGGGTGGCCATCTGGGTGCCGGGCTGGGTGTGGTCGAGCTGACCGTCGCCCTTCATGCCGTGTTCGACACCCCGAAAGACAAGCTGATCTGGGACGTCTCGCACCAATGCTACCCGCATAAAATCCTGACAGGCCGCCGCGATCGCATCCGCACCCTGCGGCAAAAGGATGGTCTCTCCGGTTTCACCAAGCGCAGCGAAAGCCCCTACGATCCGTTCGGTGCCGCGCATAGCTCCACGTCGATCAGCGCCGCGCTGGGCTTTTCCGTTGCCCGCGACCTTGGTGGTCAGTGTGAATCCGGCTTGGGCGATGCGATTGCAGTGATTGGCGACGGTTCAATGAGCGCGGGCATGGCGTTCGAGGCGATGAACAACGCCGGTCACCTCGGCAAGCGCCTGTTCGTGGTGCTCAATGACAACGAAATGTCCATTGCACCGCCTGTCGGCGCGATGTCCTCCTATCTCTCCCGCCTCTATGCAGGTGCGCCGTTTCAGGAATTCAAAGCAGCTGCAAAAGGCGCTGTGAGCCTCCTGCCGCCGCCTTTGCAAGAGGGCGCGCGCCGCGCCAAGGATATGCTCAAGCACATGACAGTTGGCGGCACCTTGTTCGAGGAGCTGGGCTTCTCTTACGTTGGTCCGATTGACGGGCACGACATGGAGCAGCTTCTCGCTGTTTTGCGCACCGTCAAAACCCGCGCAACCGGCCCCGTGTTGATCCATGCAATCACCCGCAAGGGCAAGGGCTACGCCCCCGCAGAGGCCGCCTCCGACAAAGGCCACGCCACGGCAAAATTTAACGTCCTGACAGGCAAACAGACGAAGGCTCCCTCCAACGCGCCTTCCTACACCTCCGTTTTCTCCGAAACGCTGGTGAAGCTCGCAGCAACTGACAGCCGCATTTGCGCCGTCACCGCTGCCATGCCGGATGGTACCGGCCTTGATCGGTTCATGAAGCGCTATGCCAGCCGGTGCTTTGATGTGGGCATTGCCGAACAGCATGCTGTGACCTTCTCTGCAGGCCTCGCCGCTGGTGGTTTGCGCCCGTTCTGCGCGCTATATTCCACCTTCCTGCAACGCGGTTATGATCAGGTCGTCCATGACGTGGCGATCCAGCGCTTGCCTGTGCGTTTCGCCATAGATCGGGCAGGGCTCGTCGGTGCCGATGGCGCGACCCATGCTGGCAGCTTTGACATTGCCTTTCTCTCTAACCTGCCCGATTTCGTTGTCATGGCAGCCGCGGATGAGGCCGAGCTGGTGCGAATGGTTACAACGGCTGCCGATTATGATGACGGCCCGATTGCCTTCCGCTTCCCCCGTGGTGAAGGTGTCGGCGTCGAAATTCCCGAAAATGCCGAGCCGCTTGAAATCGGCAAAGGCCGGATCATCCGTGAGGGTGGGCGCGTTGCGCTTCTTTCGCTCGGTACGCGGTTGGAAGAAACCCTCTCCGCCGCCGAGGCGCTCGATGCGCGCGGCATTCGCGCAACCGTTGCGGACGCCCGTTTCGCAAAGCCGCTGGACCGCGAGATGATCCTCGATCTGGCCCGCAATCACGAGGCGCTGATCACCATCGAAGAAGGCGCGATTGGCGGTTTTGGCAGCCATGTGGCGCAGCTCCTTGCGGATGAAGGCGTGTTTGATCATGGGCTGAAATTCCGCTCCATGGTCCTGCCTGATACCTTCATCGATCAATCCAGCCCTCGCGATATGTATGCAACTGCTGGCCTGAACGCTGCCGATATTGAACGCAAAGTGCTCGATGCGCTGGGCATTGCCGTGGTCGAGCGCCGTGCTTAG
- a CDS encoding polyprenyl synthetase family protein, with protein sequence MVEMGALPVIAAMGYAVAGGKGLRGFLARESARIYEVPQEAAIWPAAAIEALHAYSLVHDDLPCMDDDDLRRGQPTVHRKWNEAIAVLSGDALQALAFELVARPDVGDAEIRAELAYSLARAAGGRGMVRGQALDMAAETADAPLDLAAITELQSGKTGALITWSATVGARMAKADLTPLQTYGDAIGLAFQIADDVLDVEGDAATVGKAVGKDQEAGKATFVSLLGLEGAKNRAKSLVEEGCDALAAFGDSAESLKRAARFVIARKN encoded by the coding sequence ATGGTGGAAATGGGCGCCCTGCCGGTGATCGCGGCAATGGGCTATGCCGTCGCCGGAGGTAAAGGGCTGCGTGGGTTCCTCGCGCGCGAATCCGCGCGCATCTATGAGGTGCCCCAAGAGGCTGCAATCTGGCCAGCCGCGGCGATTGAAGCCCTGCATGCCTATAGCCTCGTACATGATGATCTCCCTTGCATGGATGATGATGATCTGCGCCGTGGGCAGCCGACCGTCCACCGCAAGTGGAACGAAGCTATTGCCGTCCTTTCGGGTGACGCACTTCAGGCACTAGCGTTTGAGCTGGTCGCTCGCCCAGATGTGGGTGATGCTGAAATTCGTGCCGAGTTGGCCTATTCGCTTGCGCGTGCTGCGGGAGGGCGGGGGATGGTTCGTGGTCAGGCGCTCGATATGGCTGCCGAAACCGCCGATGCACCACTTGATCTGGCCGCCATTACCGAACTGCAATCAGGCAAGACAGGTGCATTGATCACTTGGTCGGCAACCGTTGGCGCCCGCATGGCCAAGGCCGATCTGACCCCTCTGCAAACTTACGGCGATGCCATTGGTCTTGCCTTCCAGATCGCGGACGATGTGCTCGATGTCGAAGGCGATGCCGCGACAGTTGGTAAGGCAGTCGGCAAGGACCAAGAGGCGGGCAAAGCGACCTTCGTTTCCCTCCTTGGCCTTGAAGGGGCAAAAAACCGCGCCAAATCGCTGGTAGAAGAGGGCTGTGACGCGCTCGCTGCTTTCGGTGACAGTGCTGAAAGCTTGAAGCGGGCGGCGCGCTTCGTTATTGCGCGAAAGAACTGA
- a CDS encoding exodeoxyribonuclease VII small subunit — protein MTDRPVEDLTFEEALKELEEVVGKLERGDVALEDSIALYDRGAALKKRCESKLAEAEEKVAKITLGGDGQPTGTAPLDD, from the coding sequence ATGACAGACCGGCCCGTTGAAGACCTGACGTTCGAGGAAGCGCTCAAAGAGCTGGAAGAAGTCGTCGGAAAGTTGGAGCGTGGCGACGTCGCGCTCGAAGATTCCATCGCGCTCTATGATCGGGGAGCTGCGCTGAAAAAACGCTGCGAATCCAAGCTTGCGGAAGCAGAGGAGAAAGTGGCGAAAATCACATTGGGTGGCGATGGTCAGCCCACTGGTACTGCCCCGCTCGATGACTGA
- a CDS encoding histone deacetylase family protein, which produces MTTALYTHEDCFDHVTPAGHPEQVARLDAVLSALEGLPLSRCVAPLAADDDILLAHPARHLQAIKDAAPEAGWKQLDADTYMSSGSLSAAFRAVGAAVRAVDQVLDGTYQNALVATRPPGHHAERETPMGFCLFGNIAIAAKHALERHGLQRVAIIDFDVHHGNGTQDLVDGDDRILFISSHQMPLYPGSGDPRDNVLSDNIQNFALRDGDGGAAFRKLYEREVFPRVADFAPELILVSAGFDAHAADPLAGLQLVEDDFRWVTEKICDLADEFCRGRLVSLLEGGYDLEALGQSARAHVTVLEERGR; this is translated from the coding sequence ATGACAACCGCCCTCTATACCCACGAAGACTGCTTCGATCATGTCACGCCTGCCGGCCATCCAGAGCAGGTCGCGCGTCTAGATGCGGTCCTTTCCGCTTTGGAAGGCCTGCCTCTCTCGCGCTGCGTTGCGCCGCTTGCAGCGGATGACGATATTTTGCTCGCCCATCCCGCGCGCCACCTGCAAGCCATCAAAGATGCCGCGCCCGAGGCGGGCTGGAAGCAGCTTGATGCAGATACCTACATGTCCTCCGGTTCTCTGTCTGCAGCGTTTCGGGCTGTCGGCGCGGCTGTGCGCGCGGTGGATCAAGTGCTTGATGGCACCTATCAGAATGCCTTAGTAGCCACCCGCCCGCCGGGGCACCATGCCGAACGCGAAACACCGATGGGTTTCTGCCTCTTTGGGAACATCGCGATCGCAGCAAAGCACGCATTGGAACGGCACGGTTTGCAGCGGGTCGCGATCATTGATTTCGATGTGCATCACGGTAATGGCACACAAGATCTCGTCGATGGCGATGATCGAATCCTGTTTATCTCCAGCCACCAAATGCCGCTCTATCCGGGCAGTGGCGACCCGCGTGACAATGTCCTGAGCGACAATATTCAGAACTTCGCGCTGCGCGATGGGGACGGTGGCGCGGCATTTCGCAAGCTCTACGAGCGGGAGGTCTTTCCCCGCGTTGCGGACTTTGCGCCTGAATTGATCCTTGTATCTGCCGGATTTGACGCCCATGCCGCCGATCCGCTGGCGGGGTTGCAGTTGGTAGAGGACGACTTCCGCTGGGTAACAGAGAAAATTTGCGATTTGGCAGATGAATTTTGCCGTGGCCGCTTGGTTTCGCTCCTTGAAGGGGGCTATGACCTCGAAGCACTGGGCCAAAGCGCCCGCGCCCATGTGACCGTATTGGAGGAGAGAGGACGATGA
- a CDS encoding response regulator: protein MRDAPHLLIVDDDDRLRDLLKTFLMRADFLVSTARDGAHARRLLGGLQFDLIVLDVMMPGEDGITLCATLRQSINTPILLLTAKNEAADRIAGLEAGADDYLAKPFEPKELLLRINAILRRVPAEVAQPQKPKRIRIGEHVFDTEKSQLWHGDDLVRLTSTEQQLMKIFSEHLNTPVSRARLVEEVNRSGGQTQERAIDVQITRLRRKIEADPKHPRHIQTVRGEGYRLSSD, encoded by the coding sequence ATGCGCGACGCACCCCACCTTTTGATCGTCGATGACGATGACCGCCTGCGGGATTTGCTCAAAACGTTCCTGATGCGGGCAGATTTCTTGGTCAGTACTGCCCGCGATGGCGCTCATGCCCGCCGCCTTTTGGGTGGCTTGCAATTTGATCTCATCGTGCTTGATGTCATGATGCCGGGGGAGGACGGGATCACGTTATGCGCCACCCTCCGCCAATCCATCAACACGCCGATTCTCCTGCTTACCGCAAAGAATGAAGCCGCCGATCGCATCGCAGGATTGGAGGCAGGTGCCGATGATTACCTCGCCAAACCCTTTGAGCCGAAAGAACTGCTCCTCCGTATCAACGCGATCCTGCGGCGCGTCCCTGCCGAGGTGGCGCAGCCGCAAAAACCCAAGCGCATCCGCATCGGCGAGCACGTTTTTGACACGGAGAAGAGCCAGCTATGGCACGGCGATGATCTTGTCCGGCTCACGTCGACCGAACAGCAGTTGATGAAGATTTTTTCCGAGCATCTGAATACACCAGTAAGCAGGGCGCGTCTTGTTGAGGAGGTCAATCGTTCTGGCGGTCAAACACAGGAACGCGCCATCGATGTGCAAATCACCCGTCTTCGCCGTAAGATCGAAGCTGATCCGAAGCACCCTCGTCACATTCAAACCGTTCGCGGCGAAGGCTACCGCCTAAGCTCTGACTGA